The Mangrovimonas cancribranchiae nucleotide sequence GAGATCTTTGGGTGACAGAAAACACTACTACTTCTAAAGAAGCAGCATCTAGCTCTGAAAACGACATAGAAGCTACCGTTGAAACAGACTCAACAACTGCAAATTAGCCTAATTTAAAATGAGCAAACAGACCGAAAATAACGAAAGCTTTAGAGACTCTATTGGAACCATTACCGATGAAGGTAAACGTGCTTGGATATTTCCTAAAAAACCAAGCGGCAAGTATTACGAACGCCGAAAAATAGTAAGTTATTTTTTATTAGCGTTCCTATTTGCAGCACCTTTCATTAAAATTAATGGTAATCAGTTTTTAATGTTTAACGTGCTAGAACGCCGTTTCAATATTTTTGGATTTCCGTTTTGGCCTCAAGATTTTCATCTGTTTGTCATTTCAATGATTATAGGAGTTGTTTTTATTACGTTATTTACTGTTGGTTTTGGTCGTATTTTCTGTGGTTGGATTTGTCCACAAACCATTTTTATGGAAATGGTTTTTAGACGTATAGAATACTGGATAGATGGCGATAGAAACAAACAACGTAAATTAGCACGCCAAAAATGGGATGCCGAAAAAATAAGAAAACGCCTTTTAAAATGGTTTATCTTTTTGGTTATTTCGTTTCTAATTGCTAATATATTTTTAGCCTACTTGATTGGTAGCGATAAATTAATCCAATATATAACCGATGGTCCAGCAAATCATTTAAGTACGCTTTTTCCGTTGCTAATTTTTACAGGTGTTTTCTACTTTATATTTGCTTGGTTTAGAGAACAGGTTTGTATTATCGCATGTCCTTATGGAAGGTTACAAGGGGTGCTTTTAGATAATAAATCGGTCATTGTAGCCTACGATCATAAACGTGGTGAAGGCAAAAATGGACGAAAAAAGTTCCGTAAAAATGAAGACCGCGAAGCACTAGGACACGGCGATTGTATTGATTGCTTACAATGTGTTCATGTATGCCCTACGGGAATAGATATTCGTAATGGTACACAACTAGAATGTGTAAACTGTACAGCCTGTATAGATGAGTGCGACCACATTATGGAAAGCATTAATTTACCAAAAGGATTAATTAGATATGCTAGCGAAAACGAAATAGAAAAGAAAGAAAAATTCAAGCTTACCGCTAGAATGAAAGGTTATATTGCTGTTCTTACTATTTTAATAGGCATATTAACTGGTATGTTATTATTAAGAAATGATGTTGAAGCTAGAGTTTTAAGATTACCTGGACAACTTTACGAACGTAAAGACAACAACATGATAAGCAATGTATTCACCTATAAATTAGTTAATAAAACAACTAAAGAAATAGATAATGTTAGCTTTAAACTTAGAAATTTTGATGGGGAGATTAAACTTGTTTCTACAACAGATGACTTTATAGTACCAGAGCAAGGTATAGCTGAAGGTACCTTATTTATAGAAATAAAGAAAACCGATTTAAAAGGTGATAAAAACAAACTAACTATTGATGTGTATAGCCACGACAAAGTTATTGAAACCACAACCGTTAACTTT carries:
- the ccoG gene encoding cytochrome c oxidase accessory protein CcoG; its protein translation is MSKQTENNESFRDSIGTITDEGKRAWIFPKKPSGKYYERRKIVSYFLLAFLFAAPFIKINGNQFLMFNVLERRFNIFGFPFWPQDFHLFVISMIIGVVFITLFTVGFGRIFCGWICPQTIFMEMVFRRIEYWIDGDRNKQRKLARQKWDAEKIRKRLLKWFIFLVISFLIANIFLAYLIGSDKLIQYITDGPANHLSTLFPLLIFTGVFYFIFAWFREQVCIIACPYGRLQGVLLDNKSVIVAYDHKRGEGKNGRKKFRKNEDREALGHGDCIDCLQCVHVCPTGIDIRNGTQLECVNCTACIDECDHIMESINLPKGLIRYASENEIEKKEKFKLTARMKGYIAVLTILIGILTGMLLLRNDVEARVLRLPGQLYERKDNNMISNVFTYKLVNKTTKEIDNVSFKLRNFDGEIKLVSTTDDFIVPEQGIAEGTLFIEIKKTDLKGDKNKLTIDVYSHDKVIETTTVNFLGPRSYH